In Vespa crabro chromosome 7, iyVesCrab1.2, whole genome shotgun sequence, a single window of DNA contains:
- the LOC124425674 gene encoding cytochrome b5-like produces the protein MVQLKEFTIEEVQKTKGTGKVVIILHDKVYDVTEFLNEHPGGEEILIDHAGKDGTENFNDVGHSQDALDLMNKYKIGELIESQRTNKPLKKGWVAGYNNKQPENEKYVKGPGAPFYTLIAAIMLLAAIIFYNMS, from the coding sequence atggTGCAATTGAAAGAGTTTACCATAGAAGAAGTACAGAAGACAAAGGGTACTGgaaaagtagtaataattcTACACGACAAGGTCTACGATGTTACAGAATTTTTGAACGAACATCCAGGCGGTGAAGAGATTCTTATCGATCATGCGGGAAAAGATGGTACAGAAAATTTCAATGACGTCGGCCATTCTCAAGATGCTCTTGatctaatgaataaatataagataggCGAACTCATAGAATCACAGAGAACTAATAAGCCTTTAAAAAAAGGTTGGGTCGCCggttataataacaaacaaccagaaaatgaaaaatatgttaaGGGACCAGGAGCGCCATTTTATACCCTAATCGCCGCCATTATGCTTTTAGCTgccattatattttacaatatgtcATGA